The following coding sequences lie in one Candidatus Neptunochlamydia sp. REUL1 genomic window:
- a CDS encoding RNA recognition motif domain-containing protein: MDIFVKGLAESVTSSQLKELFSMYGKVLSSRIIVDHETQVSRGFGFVKMPIESEAKLAMRRISGSELEGNILKAKVANTGNFNSPRDSILPRSFKPPKELSSRAAFKDYD, from the coding sequence ATGGACATATTTGTAAAAGGACTAGCAGAAAGCGTAACTTCGTCTCAGCTCAAAGAACTCTTCAGCATGTACGGCAAGGTGTTATCATCTAGAATCATCGTAGATCATGAAACGCAAGTATCTCGAGGCTTTGGGTTCGTTAAGATGCCGATAGAGTCTGAAGCAAAACTCGCTATGAGAAGAATTAGCGGCTCAGAGCTTGAGGGAAATATTCTCAAAGCTAAGGTTGCGAACACTGGAAACTTTAATAGCCCTAGAGATTCTATTTTGCCAAGGAGCTTCAAGCCTCCAAAAGAACTATCCTCTAGAGCAGCTTTCAAAGATTACGATTAG
- a CDS encoding transposase, which translates to MKRRKMSSKYSPALKFRVALAALKGNKTIAELCQEFGVASSQIYAWKKDLEERGPEIFETKSPEHSHRVEVDKLHGVIGKLKVKNDFLERALGSSH; encoded by the coding sequence ATGAAACGGAGAAAAATGAGCAGTAAATATTCACCCGCCCTTAAGTTTAGAGTCGCTTTGGCTGCTTTAAAGGGAAACAAGACGATAGCAGAGCTATGCCAAGAATTTGGTGTGGCTTCCAGTCAGATTTATGCCTGGAAAAAGGACCTTGAAGAAAGAGGGCCTGAAATTTTTGAAACGAAGAGCCCAGAGCACTCTCATCGGGTAGAAGTTGATAAACTTCATGGAGTCATAGGGAAGCTGAAGGTTAAAAACGATTTTTTAGAGAGAGCGCTTGGAAGCTCCCACTAA
- a CDS encoding IS5 family transposase (programmed frameshift), whose protein sequence is MGKASHRRHDISDKVWELLAPHLPGRKGGWGAVAKDNRLFINAVFWILRTGSPWRDLPPDYGDWKNTHRRFCRWRDARIWEALLECLVEDPDYEWLMIDASHIKVHPHASGAKGGNQDMSRTKGGFNTKIHLAVDAHGMPVRIVVTQGTTHDSTQASFLIQGISAEHLLADKAYDSDAIILQAESQGINPVIPLRSNRKKWREFDKELYKLRHLVENAFLHLKRWRGIATRYAKNTASFIAAVQIRCIALWASIS, encoded by the exons ATGGGAAAAGCATCGCATCGTCGCCACGATATTTCAGATAAAGTCTGGGAATTGTTAGCTCCTCACCTGCCAGGTCGAAAAGGGGGTTGGGGCGCCGTAGCAAAAGATAACCGTCTGTTCATTAACGCTGTTTTCTGGATTCTTCGAACAGGCTCTCCTTGGAGAGACTTACCACCTGATTATGGAGATTGGAAAAACACTCACCGTCGCTTTTGTCGTTGGCGGGATGCTAGAATTTGGGAAGCGTTGCTTGAATGTTTAGTGGAAGATCCTGACTATGAATGGCTCATGATAGATGCGAGCCATATTAAAGTGCACCCTCATGCATCGGGAGCTAAAGGCGGTAATCAAGACATGAGTCGGACAAAAGGGGGCT TTAACACAAAAATACACTTGGCCGTGGATGCGCATGGTATGCCAGTCCGAATTGTTGTTACGCAAGGTACCACTCATGACAGCACTCAAGCAAGTTTCTTGATCCAAGGTATTTCAGCAGAGCATTTGCTCGCCGATAAAGCTTATGATAGTGACGCAATTATATTGCAAGCCGAGAGTCAGGGGATAAATCCAGTCATTCCTCTGAGGTCAAATCGCAAAAAATGGAGAGAATTTGATAAAGAACTATATAAGCTTCGACACCTTGTAGAAAATGCTTTTCTCCACCTAAAACGATGGCGTGGAATAGCCACTCGATATGCCAAAAACACAGCTTCATTCATAGCTGCAGTGCAAATTCGTTGTATCGCTCTTTGGGCTTCTATCTCATGA
- a CDS encoding IS3 family transposase: MNEIRDLYEKHCFLGYRRITEILNRRMETKVNRKKVLRLMRKMGLMAVYPKRKLSNRNDDDPVYPYLLKEKPPLKPNDCWAVDITYIRICGGYAYLTALIDWVSRQIMGWSLSPFLDASSCLEALNQGLKKEFPKMVNSDQRSQFTRALLHNSLKVFLALPLLWVSLSLYNYLAYPVRSYSSELGALS, encoded by the coding sequence ATGAATGAAATCCGCGATCTGTATGAAAAGCATTGCTTTTTGGGGTATCGACGGATCACTGAAATTTTAAACAGGAGAATGGAGACAAAGGTCAACAGAAAGAAAGTCTTGAGGCTCATGAGAAAGATGGGGCTTATGGCTGTTTACCCCAAGAGAAAGCTGTCAAATAGAAATGATGATGATCCAGTTTATCCTTATCTCTTAAAGGAAAAGCCACCCCTCAAGCCAAATGATTGTTGGGCGGTTGATATCACATACATAAGAATATGTGGAGGATATGCTTACTTAACAGCGCTTATTGACTGGGTAAGCCGGCAGATTATGGGTTGGAGCTTGAGTCCTTTTTTGGACGCTAGCTCATGTTTAGAAGCATTGAATCAGGGGTTAAAAAAAGAGTTTCCAAAGATGGTTAACTCTGATCAAAGAAGTCAGTTTACAAGGGCTTTGTTGCATAATTCATTGAAAGTCTTTTTGGCCCTCCCACTTCTGTGGGTCAGTTTATCACTTTATAACTATCTGGCATACCCAGTTCGGTCATACAGTTCAGAGCTTGGAGCTTTATCATAG
- a CDS encoding transposase gives MKRRKMSSKYSPALKFRVALAALKGNKTIAELCQEFGVASSQIYAWKKDLEERGLEIFETKSPEHSHRVEVDKLHGVIGKLKVENDFLERALGSSH, from the coding sequence ATGAAACGGAGAAAAATGAGCAGTAAATATTCACCCGCCCTTAAGTTTAGAGTCGCTTTGGCTGCTTTAAAGGGAAACAAGACGATAGCAGAGCTATGCCAAGAATTTGGTGTGGCTTCCAGTCAGATTTATGCCTGGAAAAAGGACCTTGAAGAAAGAGGGCTTGAAATTTTTGAAACGAAGAGCCCAGAGCACTCTCATCGGGTAGAAGTTGATAAACTTCATGGAGTCATAGGGAAGCTGAAGGTTGAAAACGATTTTTTAGAGAGAGCGCTTGGAAGCTCCCACTAA